The proteins below come from a single Kitasatospora sp. NBC_00315 genomic window:
- a CDS encoding diaminobutyrate--2-oxoglutarate transaminase family protein, with translation MTVTVEPADPAAPAPAQGLPGVAVLRRQRIRESAARTYARSFPIVPVRAHGMTVEGADGRRYLDCLSGAGTLALGHNHPVVLEAIRRTLDSGAPLHLLDLATAEKDDFTSALFAGLPRGFGERSRVHFCGPAGTDAVEAALKLMQTATGRRGALAFTGAYHGMTAGALAVTGNVAVKEPLPGGGEVTRLPYPYDYRCPFGVGGPAGAQLSATYTERLLDDPSGGVVKPAAMILEAVQGEGGVVPAPDGWLREMRRITSERGIPLIVDEVQTGVGRTGAMWAVEHSGIVPDAMVMSKAIGGSLPLAVIVYREEYDGWLPGAHTGTFRGNTLAMAAGAATLRFVAEHGLVERAAAVGARMSARLRALRGELPVIGDVRGRGLMIGVELVDAHAEPDACGALPAAPALAVRVRQACLERGLIVELGGRHDAVLRLLPPLTITDEQVEAVLDRLADAIRAGAAAEAGA, from the coding sequence GTGACCGTCACCGTCGAGCCGGCCGACCCGGCCGCCCCCGCCCCGGCCCAGGGCCTTCCCGGCGTCGCCGTGCTCCGCCGCCAGCGCATCCGCGAGTCGGCCGCCCGCACGTACGCCCGCTCCTTCCCGATCGTCCCGGTCCGTGCGCACGGCATGACGGTCGAGGGCGCCGACGGCCGCCGCTACCTCGACTGCCTCTCCGGCGCCGGCACGCTGGCGCTCGGTCACAACCACCCGGTGGTGCTGGAGGCCATCCGCCGCACCCTGGACAGCGGCGCCCCGCTGCACCTGCTCGACCTCGCCACCGCCGAGAAGGACGACTTCACCAGCGCCCTCTTCGCCGGTCTGCCGCGCGGCTTCGGCGAGCGCTCCCGGGTGCACTTCTGCGGTCCGGCCGGGACCGACGCCGTCGAGGCCGCGCTCAAGCTGATGCAGACCGCCACCGGCCGGCGCGGCGCGCTCGCCTTCACCGGCGCCTACCACGGCATGACGGCCGGAGCCCTCGCGGTGACCGGGAACGTCGCCGTCAAGGAGCCGCTTCCCGGCGGCGGCGAGGTCACCCGGCTGCCGTACCCGTACGACTACCGCTGCCCGTTCGGCGTCGGCGGGCCGGCCGGCGCGCAGCTCTCCGCGACCTACACCGAGCGACTGCTGGACGACCCGTCGGGCGGCGTGGTGAAGCCCGCCGCGATGATCCTGGAGGCCGTGCAGGGCGAAGGCGGCGTGGTGCCGGCGCCGGACGGCTGGCTGCGCGAGATGCGCCGGATCACCAGCGAGCGTGGCATCCCCCTGATCGTCGACGAGGTGCAGACCGGCGTCGGGCGCACCGGCGCGATGTGGGCCGTCGAACACAGCGGCATCGTCCCGGACGCCATGGTGATGTCCAAGGCCATCGGCGGCAGCCTCCCGCTGGCCGTCATCGTCTACCGAGAGGAGTACGACGGCTGGCTGCCCGGCGCGCACACCGGCACCTTCCGGGGCAACACACTGGCGATGGCGGCGGGCGCGGCGACCCTGCGCTTCGTGGCGGAGCACGGGCTGGTGGAGCGGGCCGCCGCGGTCGGCGCCCGGATGTCCGCCCGGCTGCGCGCGCTGCGCGGTGAACTGCCCGTGATCGGGGACGTCCGGGGACGCGGGCTGATGATCGGCGTCGAACTGGTCGACGCGCACGCCGAGCCGGACGCCTGCGGCGCGCTGCCGGCCGCCCCCGCGCTGGCCGTGCGGGTCCGTCAGGCCTGCCTGGAGCGCGGTCTGATCGTCGAACTCGGCGGCCGGCACGACGCCGTGCTGCGCCTGCTGCCGCCGCTGACCATCACCGACGAGCAGGTCGAGGCGGTGCTCGACCGGCTCGCCGACGCGATCCGGGCCGGGGCGGCCGCCGAGGCCGGCGCGTGA
- a CDS encoding class I SAM-dependent methyltransferase has translation MPDRPDDGTDRTGTDRTREFFGSRAAGWDARFPDDGPRYAAAVAELGLRPGRSVLDAGCGTGRALPLLRAAVGPGGVVLGVDVTPEMLAVAADRDCGAVLLRADCARLPLPDGALDAVFAAGLVSHLPDPAAGLRELARATAPGGLLALFHPIGRAALAARHGRRLTPDDLRAEPNLRPLLAAAGWRLISCTDADDRYLAVAERRD, from the coding sequence ATGCCCGACCGCCCCGACGACGGCACCGACCGCACCGGCACCGACCGCACCCGGGAGTTCTTCGGCTCCCGCGCGGCCGGCTGGGACGCCAGGTTCCCGGACGACGGCCCGCGCTACGCCGCCGCCGTCGCCGAACTGGGCCTGCGTCCGGGGCGGTCCGTGCTCGACGCCGGCTGCGGCACCGGCCGCGCCCTGCCGCTGCTGCGTGCGGCGGTCGGCCCCGGCGGCGTGGTGCTCGGTGTGGACGTCACCCCCGAGATGCTGGCCGTGGCCGCCGACCGCGACTGCGGCGCCGTCCTGCTGCGGGCCGACTGCGCCCGCCTCCCGCTGCCCGACGGCGCGCTGGACGCGGTGTTCGCCGCCGGCCTGGTCTCCCACCTCCCGGATCCGGCGGCGGGCCTGCGCGAGCTCGCCCGGGCCACCGCCCCCGGCGGCCTGCTGGCCCTCTTCCACCCGATCGGGCGCGCCGCCCTGGCCGCCCGGCACGGCAGGCGGCTCACCCCGGACGACCTGCGGGCCGAGCCGAACCTGCGCCCGCTCCTGGCCGCGGCCGGCTGGCGGCTGATCTCCTGCACGGACGCCGACGACCGCTACCTCGCGGTGGCGGAGCGCCGCGACTGA
- a CDS encoding response regulator, producing the protein MTPAPRPPIDVLVVEDDPVAAMAHALYVDRAEGFRAVATVHGCADALRALDRARAAGAPVGLVLLDLHLPDGHGLQLCRTLRAAGHSTDVIAVTSARELATVRRAVSVGVVQYLLKPFSGAALHERLERYARYRDSLARSGEATGQDEVDQAFAVLRTPDRTALPKGLSAPTLEAVATVLREGGAGLSAAAAGAAAGVSRITARRYLEHLVDTGLADREPQYGQVGRPELCYRWRTAGGR; encoded by the coding sequence ATGACGCCGGCTCCGCGCCCGCCGATCGACGTGCTGGTGGTCGAGGACGACCCGGTGGCCGCGATGGCCCACGCGCTGTACGTGGACCGGGCGGAGGGCTTTCGGGCGGTCGCCACGGTGCACGGCTGCGCGGACGCGCTGCGCGCCCTGGACCGGGCCCGCGCCGCCGGTGCGCCGGTCGGCCTCGTCCTGCTGGACCTCCATCTGCCGGACGGCCACGGCCTGCAGCTCTGCCGCACCCTGCGTGCGGCCGGCCACTCCACCGACGTCATCGCGGTCACCTCCGCCCGTGAACTGGCGACGGTCCGCCGGGCGGTGTCGGTCGGGGTGGTGCAGTACCTGCTCAAGCCGTTCAGCGGCGCCGCGCTGCACGAGCGCCTGGAGCGCTACGCCCGCTACCGCGACAGCCTGGCCCGCTCCGGCGAGGCCACCGGCCAGGACGAGGTCGACCAGGCCTTCGCCGTGCTGCGGACGCCCGACCGCACGGCCCTGCCCAAGGGGCTCAGCGCCCCCACCCTGGAGGCCGTCGCCACCGTGCTGCGGGAGGGCGGAGCCGGTCTGTCCGCGGCCGCCGCCGGCGCCGCCGCCGGCGTCTCCCGGATCACCGCCCGGCGCTATCTCGAACACCTGGTGGACACCGGCCTCGCCGACCGCGAGCCGCAGTATGGCCAGGTCGGGCGGCCGGAGCTGTGCTACCGCTGGCGGACGGCGGGCGGGCGATAG
- a CDS encoding ATP-binding protein, with the protein MSVRSSNPSRRRVRSLAGQLFVVQVVIVAAVVAGGAVLAYLFATSRTEDAARHQVNAVAHSVADAPSVLAAVTGPDPSAVLQPYALQVTADTGVSFVTVMDTRGVRWTHPDPGQIGKPFLGHIGQALAGRTWNETYTGTLGPSVRVVTPVLDGDRHVVALVSVGITVASISEQLRVPLLALGGVALAALALGGIGSYLLGARLRRHTHGMGTAELSHLYEYHQATLRSVREGLVLLDRDHRVVLCNDAARELLALEGESAGRPIDDLGLPGSLVDAVLGPRAARDEIHLTAERVVVLNTSPIGDGLGRVITLRDHTELLSLSGELDSVRGFAEALSAQAHEAANRLHTVVSLIELGRQEDAVEFATAELALAQRLTDRVVAAVGEPVLAALLLGKAAQAAERGVELTLTEDSRIDDGVLPAELSARDLVTMLGNLVDNAVDAAVEGAAARADAPEVTVTARVEDGRLLLRVADTGAGIDPEAVTDVFRRGWTTKAGAAAAGGPAGGGRGLGLALVAQTARRNGGTVEVGRERGAVLTVRLPLQRTGAG; encoded by the coding sequence ATGTCCGTGCGTTCGAGCAATCCGTCGCGCCGGCGGGTGCGCAGCCTCGCCGGGCAGCTCTTCGTCGTCCAGGTCGTGATCGTCGCCGCCGTGGTGGCGGGCGGCGCGGTGCTCGCCTACCTCTTCGCCACGAGCCGCACCGAGGACGCCGCCCGCCACCAGGTCAACGCCGTGGCCCACTCCGTCGCGGACGCGCCGTCGGTGCTCGCCGCCGTCACCGGCCCGGACCCGTCCGCGGTGCTCCAGCCGTACGCGCTGCAGGTCACGGCGGACACCGGCGTCTCGTTCGTCACGGTGATGGACACCCGCGGCGTGCGCTGGACGCACCCGGATCCCGGGCAGATCGGCAAACCGTTCCTCGGCCACATCGGGCAGGCACTCGCCGGGCGGACCTGGAACGAGACCTACACCGGCACCCTGGGCCCCTCCGTCCGGGTGGTCACGCCCGTCCTGGACGGCGACCGGCACGTGGTCGCCCTGGTGAGCGTCGGCATCACCGTCGCCTCGATCAGCGAGCAGCTGCGCGTCCCGCTGCTCGCCCTCGGCGGGGTGGCGCTGGCCGCGCTCGCGCTGGGCGGGATCGGCAGCTATCTGCTCGGGGCCCGGCTGCGCCGGCACACCCACGGCATGGGCACCGCCGAACTGAGCCACCTGTACGAGTACCACCAGGCCACCCTGCGCTCGGTGCGCGAGGGCCTGGTGCTGCTGGACCGGGACCACCGCGTGGTGCTCTGCAACGACGCCGCGCGCGAACTGCTGGCCCTGGAGGGCGAGTCGGCCGGGCGGCCGATCGACGATCTGGGGCTGCCGGGCTCGTTGGTCGACGCCGTCCTGGGCCCGCGGGCGGCGCGGGACGAGATCCACCTCACCGCCGAGCGGGTGGTGGTGCTCAACACCTCACCGATCGGGGACGGCCTCGGCCGTGTGATCACGCTCCGCGATCACACGGAACTGCTCTCGCTCAGCGGCGAGTTGGATTCCGTCCGGGGATTCGCCGAGGCACTGAGCGCGCAGGCGCACGAGGCCGCCAACCGGCTGCACACGGTCGTCTCCCTGATCGAACTCGGCCGCCAGGAGGACGCGGTGGAGTTCGCCACCGCCGAACTCGCCCTCGCCCAGCGGCTCACCGACCGGGTGGTCGCGGCGGTCGGTGAGCCCGTACTGGCCGCGCTCCTGCTCGGCAAGGCCGCCCAGGCGGCCGAACGCGGCGTGGAGCTGACCCTCACCGAGGACAGCCGGATCGACGACGGGGTGCTGCCGGCCGAACTGTCGGCGCGGGACCTGGTGACCATGCTGGGCAACCTGGTCGACAACGCGGTGGACGCCGCCGTGGAGGGCGCCGCCGCCCGCGCCGACGCGCCCGAAGTGACCGTCACCGCACGGGTGGAGGACGGCCGTCTGCTGCTGAGGGTGGCCGACACCGGCGCGGGCATCGACCCGGAGGCCGTCACGGACGTCTTCCGGCGCGGCTGGACGACGAAGGCCGGGGCGGCCGCCGCCGGCGGCCCGGCCGGCGGGGGCCGCGGGCTCGGGCTGGCACTGGTCGCGCAGACCGCCCGGCGCAACGGCGGCACCGTAGAGGTCGGGCGCGAGCGCGGCGCCGTGCTCACGGTGCGACTGCCGCTGCAGCGGACGGGGGCCGGTTGA
- a CDS encoding cation:dicarboxylate symporter family transporter: MSITGTGTERRRDRTHYLYLAVIAAVVAGVVVGLAAPGFAVELKPVGTGFVNLIKMMISPVIFCTIVLGIGSVTRAAKVGRVGGLALGYFLVTSTVALGIGLVVGNLLEPGSGLHLTQALAKAGHAQATAGAAQSSTDFLLGVIPTTMLSALTEGKVLQTLLVALLTGFALQAMGPAGAPVLRGIEHVQKLVFRVMSMIMWVAPVGAFGAMAAVVGATGTAALKSLAVIMIGFYLTCALFVVVVLGLLLRLVAGVSVIALLRYLGREFLLILSTSSSESALPRLIAKMEHLGVSRPVVGITVPTGYSFNLDGTAIYLTMASIFISEAMDKPMSIGQQLSLLVFMVIASKGAAGVTGAGLATLAGGLQSHRPELVDGVGLIVGIDRFMSEARAMTNFAGNAVATVLIGHWTKEIDHDRARRVLAGALPFDERTLVDDTPAALPVPVQGGAPEVGTAAR; this comes from the coding sequence ATGTCGATCACCGGGACAGGAACCGAGAGACGCCGGGACCGCACCCACTACCTCTACCTCGCGGTGATTGCCGCGGTGGTCGCGGGCGTCGTGGTCGGACTGGCCGCGCCGGGCTTCGCGGTGGAGCTGAAGCCGGTGGGTACGGGCTTCGTCAACCTGATCAAGATGATGATCAGCCCGGTGATCTTCTGCACCATCGTCCTGGGCATCGGCTCGGTCACCAGGGCCGCCAAGGTCGGCCGGGTCGGCGGACTCGCCCTCGGCTACTTCCTGGTGACGTCCACCGTCGCGCTGGGCATCGGCCTGGTCGTCGGCAACCTGCTGGAGCCCGGCTCCGGCCTGCACCTCACCCAGGCGCTCGCCAAGGCCGGCCATGCCCAGGCCACCGCCGGCGCCGCCCAGAGCTCGACCGACTTCCTGCTCGGCGTCATCCCGACCACCATGCTCTCCGCCCTCACCGAGGGCAAGGTGCTGCAGACCCTGCTGGTCGCCCTGCTGACCGGCTTCGCCCTGCAGGCGATGGGCCCGGCCGGCGCGCCGGTGCTGCGCGGGATCGAACACGTCCAGAAGCTGGTGTTCCGGGTCATGTCGATGATCATGTGGGTCGCGCCGGTCGGCGCCTTCGGCGCCATGGCCGCCGTCGTCGGCGCGACCGGCACGGCCGCGCTCAAGAGCCTCGCCGTCATCATGATCGGCTTCTACCTGACCTGCGCCCTGTTCGTCGTGGTGGTGCTCGGCCTGCTGCTCCGCCTGGTCGCCGGCGTGAGCGTGATCGCGCTGCTGCGCTACCTCGGCCGCGAGTTCCTGCTGATCCTCTCCACCTCCTCCTCGGAGAGCGCGCTGCCGCGCCTGATCGCCAAGATGGAGCACCTCGGGGTCAGCCGCCCGGTCGTCGGCATCACCGTCCCGACCGGCTACAGCTTCAACCTGGACGGCACCGCCATCTACCTCACGATGGCCTCGATCTTCATCTCCGAGGCCATGGACAAGCCGATGTCGATCGGCCAGCAGCTCTCCCTGCTGGTCTTCATGGTGATCGCCAGCAAGGGCGCCGCCGGCGTCACCGGCGCGGGCCTGGCCACCCTGGCCGGCGGCCTCCAGTCGCACCGCCCCGAACTGGTGGACGGGGTCGGCCTGATCGTCGGCATCGACCGCTTCATGTCCGAGGCCCGCGCGATGACCAACTTCGCCGGCAACGCCGTCGCCACCGTGCTGATCGGCCACTGGACCAAGGAGATCGACCACGACCGCGCCCGGCGGGTGCTCGCCGGCGCGCTGCCCTTCGACGAGCGGACCCTCGTCGACGACACCCCGGCCGCCCTCCC